In one window of Sphingomonas glaciei DNA:
- a CDS encoding AAA family ATPase, whose translation MSAMNQQDTAKAWRFQGREAEIHLYLSAAEGDIGALMGARVLGLPLTLSIVPVSDWIDATDMARAAVAVVQVDADSPASIKRFERLAAANPDTPLIAAAFNPPLALVRSLLRSGAHDVLPLPLSLDDLVTSIAPLAEQVQQKEVHALAGKSRLITFSKARGGSGATALATQLACRFAAREAAAGREACLIDLDVQFGDAAFQLGLTPKFSLTDAVAAGSRLDGELLRSITTVHPSGLHVLAAPDEMLPLEGLNNDQVLAVVERAQRAFGTVFVDLPANWTHWSLSLAARSDLILLVADLSVAGLRQARRQLDLLQEQELGEVPLEIILNRHEKSLFGSVKSGDATTALGRDARFTVANDPATVNAAIERGVTVDEVKRKSAFGSDLDRLDKALVDILGLER comes from the coding sequence GTGAGCGCCATGAACCAGCAGGATACGGCCAAGGCCTGGCGCTTCCAGGGGCGCGAGGCCGAGATCCACCTGTACCTCAGCGCTGCCGAGGGCGACATTGGCGCGCTAATGGGCGCGCGGGTGCTCGGCCTTCCGCTGACTCTCAGCATCGTGCCGGTGTCCGACTGGATCGATGCCACCGACATGGCGCGCGCGGCGGTGGCGGTGGTCCAGGTCGACGCTGATTCACCTGCGTCGATCAAGCGGTTCGAGCGTCTTGCGGCGGCCAATCCCGACACGCCGCTGATCGCCGCCGCCTTCAATCCGCCGCTGGCACTGGTTCGATCGCTGCTGCGCAGCGGGGCCCACGATGTGCTTCCGCTGCCCTTGTCGCTCGATGATCTCGTCACCTCCATCGCCCCGCTGGCCGAGCAGGTGCAGCAGAAGGAAGTCCATGCGCTTGCCGGCAAATCGCGGCTGATCACCTTCAGCAAGGCGCGGGGCGGAAGCGGCGCCACCGCGCTCGCCACCCAGCTTGCCTGCCGCTTTGCCGCGCGCGAGGCGGCGGCGGGCCGTGAAGCCTGCCTGATCGACCTCGACGTCCAGTTCGGCGATGCTGCCTTCCAGCTTGGGCTGACGCCCAAATTCTCGCTCACCGACGCGGTCGCGGCGGGATCGCGGTTGGATGGCGAATTGCTTCGGTCGATCACGACGGTCCACCCGAGCGGCCTGCATGTCCTTGCCGCTCCCGACGAGATGCTGCCGCTGGAAGGGCTCAACAACGACCAGGTGCTGGCCGTCGTTGAGCGCGCGCAGCGGGCGTTCGGGACCGTGTTCGTCGACCTTCCCGCCAACTGGACCCACTGGTCGCTGTCGCTGGCGGCGCGTTCAGACCTGATCCTGCTGGTCGCCGACCTCAGCGTCGCGGGACTGCGCCAGGCGCGGCGCCAGCTGGACCTCCTGCAGGAACAAGAACTGGGCGAGGTGCCGCTCGAGATCATCCTCAATCGTCACGAGAAGAGCCTGTTCGGGTCGGTCAAGTCGGGCGATGCCACAACGGCGCTGGGGCGCGACGCGCGTTTCACCGTCGCCAACGATCCCGCCACCGTCAACGCCGCCATCGAGCGCGGCGTGACGGTCGATGAGGTCAAGCGGAAGAGCGCGTTCGGAAGCGACCTCGACCGGCTCGACAAGGCGCTCGTCGATATCCTCGGACTGGAGCGCTGA
- a CDS encoding type II and III secretion system protein family protein codes for MAKGMMLAALGAGALLLGAAPAAGQVAAISTAEGMHAGELVVPVAKSQVLRSDRPFAKALIGNPEIADILPLNSTSLYVLGKKAGTTSLTLYDRNSNLIAVMDVAVGPDVLGLRRQLSELLPASQVGARLSNDSIVLEGIVPSGPAADRAVQLASTYAPGKVVNLLSVGSSQQVMLEVRFSEVKRSALQQIGVSTFVGSDGGKLTGAIGGGAGLVGGGPPTLAAITDSFGIISRTFRAFGTNFNLTLDALERKGAITTLAEPTLIALSGETANFLAGGEFPIPTVQGSGGSDDGGGGSRAITVEFKPFGVSLAFTPTVLADGVINLVVAPEVSSIDPSASVIINGLRVPGLQTRRAKSVVELRDGESFAMAGLIRKDFQDTIRQVPLLGSLPIIGSLFRSSGFQREETELVIIVTPRLVRPVRPDQVRAPTDRVQPPAPADLILLGRTDTGVGPAPEVGVNNPPPATGGAGGMAAKTAPKGPTGFEGDYGHVL; via the coding sequence GTGGCTAAGGGGATGATGCTCGCGGCGCTTGGCGCCGGAGCGCTGCTGCTGGGGGCAGCGCCGGCGGCGGGGCAGGTCGCCGCGATCAGCACCGCCGAGGGGATGCATGCGGGCGAACTGGTCGTCCCGGTCGCCAAGAGCCAGGTGCTGCGCTCGGACCGGCCGTTCGCCAAGGCGCTGATCGGCAACCCGGAAATCGCCGACATCCTGCCGCTGAACAGCACGTCGCTGTACGTGCTGGGCAAGAAGGCGGGGACCACCAGCCTGACCCTGTACGACCGCAACAGCAACCTTATCGCGGTGATGGACGTGGCGGTCGGGCCCGACGTGCTCGGGCTTCGCCGCCAATTGTCCGAACTGCTCCCCGCCAGCCAGGTCGGCGCGCGGCTGAGCAACGATTCGATCGTGCTGGAAGGGATCGTGCCGAGCGGCCCCGCCGCCGACCGCGCGGTCCAGCTTGCCAGCACCTATGCGCCGGGCAAGGTCGTCAACCTGCTGTCGGTCGGTTCCTCGCAGCAGGTGATGCTGGAGGTCCGCTTTTCGGAGGTCAAGCGATCGGCGCTGCAGCAAATCGGGGTCAGCACCTTCGTCGGCTCGGACGGCGGCAAGCTGACCGGGGCGATCGGGGGCGGGGCCGGGCTGGTCGGCGGTGGCCCGCCGACGCTGGCGGCGATCACCGACAGTTTCGGGATCATCTCCCGCACCTTCCGGGCGTTCGGGACCAACTTCAACCTGACGCTGGACGCGTTGGAGCGGAAGGGGGCGATCACCACGCTGGCCGAGCCGACGCTGATCGCCTTGTCGGGTGAGACGGCGAACTTCCTTGCCGGCGGCGAATTCCCGATCCCGACGGTACAGGGTAGTGGCGGGTCTGATGATGGCGGCGGCGGCAGCCGGGCGATCACCGTCGAATTCAAGCCATTCGGCGTCAGCCTTGCCTTCACGCCCACCGTGCTGGCCGACGGGGTCATCAACCTGGTCGTCGCGCCGGAAGTCAGCTCGATCGATCCATCGGCCTCGGTGATCATCAACGGCCTTCGAGTCCCGGGATTGCAGACCCGCCGCGCCAAGTCGGTGGTCGAACTGCGCGACGGCGAAAGCTTCGCCATGGCCGGCCTGATCCGCAAGGACTTCCAGGACACCATCCGCCAGGTCCCGCTGCTGGGCTCGCTTCCGATCATCGGCAGCCTGTTCCGCTCCAGCGGCTTCCAGCGCGAGGAAACCGAGCTGGTGATCATCGTCACGCCGCGGCTGGTCCGGCCGGTGCGCCCCGATCAGGTGAGGGCGCCGACCGACCGCGTCCAGCCGCCGGCTCCCGCCGACCTCATCCTCCTTGGACGCACCGACACGGGCGTCGGGCCAGCGCCCGAGGTCGGGGTCAACAACCCGCCGCCGGCAACCGGCGGGGCAGGTGGGATGGCCGCCAAGACGGCGCCCAAGGGTCCGACCGGTTTCGAAGGGGATTATGGCCATGTGCTCTAA
- a CDS encoding TadE/TadG family type IV pilus assembly protein, protein MLRSIKRLARAKQGSVAPIVALSLVGLIAAGGLAVDFAQLANLDTELQNAADQSALAGVTQLDGQDGAMQRARAAARALVANDTRFANDANADGQAATVANIYFYASSPDAEADENRIEDTAPSEGEADPDSLAKFIRVDITARQARYAMTPIVGLVNSGNIAASAVAGLGSAICKTPPVMICNPAETGAEAEDVTPGFDASLYIGKGLRLVSVGGGTGGWAPGNFGYLDSNGGSNGAPGLREALGWTAPPGECQPGNGVDTKPGATVTVTDSLNTRFDIYDGDVSCPSGGNCPSSVNVVKDTNRPGNANGGNACKLHNQGWSLPNTGVRYYGYDYPRTNAALPTSIIPLAMGHPRDICHSVGSGVSGHCNGPIGTGVWDRDAYFRTNYRRSDGTYWTGGTAAGSWQDNTDLPANATRYAVYVWEIANRGDVIDGVTVLGPRVASGTGANAATAYGQSQCSIPKGQGAPLEPGENTIDRRRISVAVVNCLREGVNGAEDDLEVVKWIDVFLVEPSINRERTGAGDVYVEVIGETLSGAAGSTGGQVVRRDKPYLVK, encoded by the coding sequence ATGCTGCGCTCGATCAAGAGACTGGCCAGGGCGAAGCAGGGATCGGTAGCGCCGATCGTTGCCCTGTCGCTGGTCGGCCTGATCGCGGCCGGCGGCCTGGCGGTTGATTTCGCCCAGCTCGCCAATCTCGATACCGAATTGCAGAACGCCGCCGACCAGTCCGCGCTGGCCGGAGTGACCCAGCTGGACGGGCAAGACGGCGCGATGCAGCGGGCAAGAGCCGCTGCGCGGGCGCTGGTCGCCAACGATACCCGCTTCGCCAACGACGCCAACGCCGACGGCCAGGCGGCGACAGTCGCCAACATCTATTTCTATGCCTCGAGCCCGGACGCCGAGGCAGACGAGAACCGGATCGAGGATACCGCACCGAGCGAAGGGGAGGCCGATCCGGACAGCCTCGCCAAGTTCATCCGGGTCGACATTACCGCCCGCCAGGCCCGCTACGCGATGACGCCGATCGTCGGGCTGGTGAACTCCGGCAACATCGCGGCATCGGCCGTCGCCGGGCTTGGCTCCGCCATCTGCAAGACACCCCCGGTGATGATCTGCAATCCGGCCGAGACCGGGGCCGAAGCGGAGGATGTGACTCCTGGTTTCGACGCGTCGCTGTATATCGGAAAAGGGCTTCGACTGGTGTCGGTCGGCGGTGGCACGGGGGGATGGGCGCCCGGCAACTTCGGCTATCTCGACTCGAACGGTGGATCTAACGGCGCCCCTGGACTGCGAGAGGCGCTCGGCTGGACGGCACCGCCGGGGGAGTGCCAACCCGGTAATGGTGTCGATACAAAGCCCGGCGCAACCGTCACGGTCACCGACAGCCTGAATACCCGCTTCGACATCTACGACGGGGATGTGAGCTGTCCATCCGGCGGCAACTGCCCATCCTCGGTGAATGTGGTCAAGGACACCAATCGGCCGGGGAACGCCAACGGCGGCAATGCCTGCAAGCTGCATAATCAGGGCTGGAGCCTGCCCAATACCGGTGTCCGCTACTACGGGTACGATTACCCGCGAACCAATGCGGCGTTGCCGACGTCCATCATTCCGCTCGCCATGGGGCATCCGCGGGATATCTGCCACTCGGTCGGCAGCGGAGTCAGCGGACACTGCAATGGACCGATCGGCACCGGCGTGTGGGATCGCGACGCCTATTTCCGGACCAATTACCGGCGTTCCGACGGGACGTACTGGACCGGCGGAACCGCTGCTGGATCGTGGCAGGATAACACCGATCTGCCGGCCAATGCGACGCGCTACGCGGTGTACGTCTGGGAAATCGCGAACCGCGGCGACGTGATCGACGGCGTAACCGTGCTGGGGCCCCGGGTGGCGTCTGGAACCGGCGCCAACGCTGCCACCGCTTACGGTCAGTCGCAGTGCAGCATCCCGAAGGGGCAGGGCGCCCCGCTGGAGCCCGGCGAGAACACGATCGACCGGCGTCGCATTTCCGTGGCCGTCGTCAACTGCCTCCGCGAAGGGGTGAATGGCGCCGAGGACGACCTCGAAGTGGTCAAGTGGATCGACGTCTTCCTCGTCGAGCCGTCGATCAATCGTGAGCGGACCGGCGCAGGGGACGTTTATGTTGAGGTGATCGGCGAGACTTTGTCGGGGGCGGCAGGCTCGACCGGGGGGCAGGTGGTCCGCCGTGACAAGCCGTATCTCGTGAAATGA
- a CDS encoding LytR C-terminal domain-containing protein has product MRKILAIAVAALAASGCTNGGTLTIRPTGNALAQGAQSLQFRVNEAQAHLALGNVALASEGFRRALRDDPASVAALVGLAGCYDRMGRFDLSRLHYERALALQPTDGGILAAFAASLDRSGAKEEAGRVRTEVALRARPEGRVAPDLTALVAALDLDRSSALTEGGVLSWLSPAPQHPLVKLAQEHKAGPRLERSDLGEVILLTGKAPHWQPLPTPKLARAREVRPPLGIGSAPVRITILNAGTGEGRAAETRLRLRQLGWTGIAIANAVRALDRTELVYPAALEQEGKRLARQLKVSSQARRSDTVDRIILRLGRDSAGSAGRT; this is encoded by the coding sequence ATGAGGAAGATCCTTGCGATCGCGGTGGCGGCGCTCGCCGCTTCCGGTTGTACCAACGGCGGAACGCTGACCATTAGGCCGACGGGCAACGCCCTGGCGCAGGGCGCGCAGTCGTTGCAATTCCGGGTCAACGAAGCGCAGGCCCATCTCGCACTCGGCAACGTCGCGCTAGCCTCCGAGGGCTTTCGCCGGGCCTTGCGCGACGATCCCGCAAGCGTCGCCGCGCTGGTCGGACTGGCGGGCTGTTACGATCGCATGGGCCGCTTCGATCTGTCCCGCCTGCACTATGAGCGCGCGCTGGCGCTGCAGCCGACGGACGGCGGCATCCTTGCCGCCTTTGCCGCCTCGCTCGATCGCTCGGGCGCGAAGGAGGAAGCGGGAAGGGTGCGGACGGAAGTGGCATTGCGGGCCCGGCCGGAAGGCCGCGTCGCTCCGGACCTTACCGCGCTTGTCGCCGCGCTCGACCTTGACCGGTCGTCGGCGCTTACCGAGGGCGGTGTGCTGTCCTGGCTGTCGCCCGCGCCACAACATCCGCTCGTCAAGCTGGCGCAGGAACACAAGGCCGGGCCACGGCTGGAGCGGTCCGATCTTGGCGAGGTCATCCTGCTCACCGGCAAGGCACCGCATTGGCAACCGCTGCCGACGCCGAAGCTGGCACGGGCCCGCGAGGTCAGGCCGCCGCTCGGGATTGGCAGCGCACCGGTGCGGATCACCATCCTCAACGCCGGTACTGGCGAAGGTCGCGCGGCCGAGACCCGGCTCCGGCTCCGGCAGTTGGGCTGGACCGGCATCGCGATCGCTAACGCCGTCCGGGCGCTCGACCGGACCGAGCTCGTCTATCCAGCGGCGCTGGAGCAGGAAGGCAAGCGGCTGGCCCGGCAATTGAAGGTATCGTCGCAGGCGCGGCGGTCGGACACGGTGGATCGCATCATCCTCCGGCTCGGCCGCGACAGCGCGGGCAGCGCCGGACGCACATGA
- a CDS encoding type II secretion system F family protein: protein MTDSLLRILILVLVFAAVLLLVEVLLGGYLRARSRDRSINQRLQLIGRGQSRADTFSTLRRHNLDIVSRVPGPFKGAVRKLERTLLATGLLMPTGRLLLLLGLAPVILMAAIVVIMLAAGAPIGAGRLLLVGTISILIGTFFPLMILSRRAQKRRKKMQEQFPVALDVFVRGLRAGHPVAAALDLLTVEMPDPIGSQFGLVVDEVTYGAELRDSLAALAERWDLDDMRMFVVSLSVQNETGGNLAEILENLSRVIRDRQSMLMKVRALSSEGRMTGVILTLLPVATFSGLFLLNAKFYLDVADDPLFVPGFLGLVLLYCIGFFSIRRLVDLKV, encoded by the coding sequence ATGACCGACAGTCTGCTGCGCATCCTGATCCTGGTGCTGGTCTTCGCGGCGGTCCTGCTGCTGGTCGAGGTGCTGCTCGGCGGATACCTCCGCGCCCGTTCGCGCGACCGGTCGATCAACCAGCGCCTGCAGCTGATCGGGCGCGGACAATCGCGCGCCGACACCTTCAGCACCTTGCGCCGGCACAATCTCGATATCGTCAGCCGGGTGCCTGGGCCGTTCAAGGGTGCGGTGCGCAAGCTGGAGCGGACGTTGCTGGCGACCGGATTGCTGATGCCGACCGGGCGCCTGCTGCTGCTGCTCGGGCTGGCGCCGGTGATCCTCATGGCTGCCATCGTCGTCATCATGCTGGCCGCCGGCGCGCCGATCGGGGCCGGCCGTCTGCTGCTGGTCGGCACCATCTCGATCCTGATCGGCACCTTCTTCCCGCTGATGATCCTGTCGCGACGAGCGCAGAAGCGGCGCAAGAAGATGCAGGAGCAATTCCCCGTCGCGCTCGATGTGTTCGTCCGCGGCCTTCGCGCTGGGCATCCAGTGGCGGCGGCGCTGGACCTGCTGACGGTCGAAATGCCCGATCCGATCGGCTCGCAATTCGGCCTGGTGGTCGACGAGGTCACCTATGGCGCCGAGCTTCGCGATTCTCTCGCGGCGTTGGCCGAGCGGTGGGACCTCGACGACATGCGGATGTTCGTGGTCAGCCTGTCGGTGCAGAACGAGACGGGCGGCAATCTGGCCGAAATCCTCGAGAATCTGTCGCGCGTGATCCGCGATCGTCAATCGATGCTGATGAAGGTCCGGGCCCTCTCCAGCGAGGGGCGGATGACGGGCGTGATCCTCACCCTGCTTCCGGTCGCGACATTCAGCGGGCTGTTCCTGCTCAACGCGAAATTCTACCTCGACGTGGCCGACGATCCGTTGTTCGTCCCTGGCTTCCTTGGTCTCGTCCTGCTGTACTGCATCGGATTCTTCTCGATCCGGCGCCTGGTCGATCTGAAGGTATAG
- a CDS encoding D-Ala-D-Ala carboxypeptidase family metallohydrolase — translation MITLALVMLLGAAVDIPATDFGIRSVQRPAPATSSPVTTRRQLPLGTVRFNLAAAAGVARSYGRVTSTIRSAERNRRVGGVPNSWHLLGRAMDVARSPSVSHAALAAELRRRGYHLIESLDEGDHSHFAFSDGAVTPRQRSRTDQLAEVSREADYFRFVTMPVTSSDRQTASLR, via the coding sequence ATGATAACTTTGGCATTGGTGATGCTGCTTGGAGCAGCGGTCGATATCCCTGCAACCGATTTCGGGATCAGGTCGGTGCAGCGGCCCGCTCCTGCTACCTCGTCGCCGGTCACGACACGCCGGCAGTTGCCTCTCGGCACGGTCCGCTTCAATCTCGCTGCAGCCGCCGGCGTCGCCCGCAGCTACGGCCGGGTGACCAGCACCATCCGCTCGGCCGAGCGCAATCGCCGCGTGGGCGGTGTGCCCAACAGCTGGCACCTGCTCGGCCGCGCGATGGATGTCGCCCGTTCGCCCAGCGTCAGCCATGCCGCTCTAGCAGCCGAGCTCAGGCGGCGTGGCTATCACCTGATCGAATCCCTCGACGAGGGAGATCACAGCCATTTCGCCTTCAGCGACGGAGCGGTCACGCCGCGCCAGCGCAGCCGGACTGACCAGCTGGCAGAGGTCAGCCGCGAGGCGGACTATTTTCGCTTCGTGACGATGCCGGTGACCAGCTCCGACAGGCAGACCGCCTCGCTACGGTGA
- a CDS encoding TadE/TadG family type IV pilus assembly protein, which translates to MIRALLKDRRGGGAVEFALVLPILLTFLFGIIDAARLAWDYNRIAKATQMGVRMAAVTDVLDSGLEAESYVGFVTSDGRTLTQGDRIPQDALGQLVCTEDGCSCAEEGTCPDAGTFNGDAFADIVERMAAIYPEVTSDKVRITYSGSGLGYAGDPNGMDISPTVTVSIVGMQFEPISLLALVALPLPDFRTSLVMEDGVGSTSN; encoded by the coding sequence ATGATCCGCGCGCTGCTCAAGGACCGCAGGGGCGGCGGCGCGGTGGAGTTCGCGCTGGTTCTGCCGATCCTGCTGACCTTCCTCTTCGGGATCATCGATGCTGCCCGCCTGGCGTGGGACTATAACCGCATCGCCAAGGCGACCCAGATGGGCGTGCGGATGGCCGCGGTTACCGATGTCCTCGACAGCGGCCTCGAAGCGGAAAGCTACGTCGGGTTCGTCACCAGCGATGGAAGAACTCTCACCCAAGGCGACCGCATCCCGCAGGACGCGCTAGGGCAGCTGGTTTGCACCGAGGATGGCTGCTCGTGCGCCGAGGAAGGGACTTGCCCCGACGCTGGCACTTTCAACGGTGACGCCTTCGCGGACATCGTGGAAAGGATGGCCGCCATCTATCCCGAGGTCACGTCGGACAAGGTTCGCATCACCTACAGCGGCTCGGGCCTCGGCTATGCAGGCGATCCGAACGGGATGGACATCTCTCCGACTGTCACGGTCAGCATCGTCGGAATGCAGTTTGAGCCCATTTCCCTGCTCGCTTTGGTCGCTCTCCCGCTTCCCGACTTCCGCACCAGCCTGGTGATGGAAGACGGCGTCGGCAGCACCAGTAATTGA
- a CDS encoding CpaF family protein, with translation MNVGDAGAFASRDANTELKVALHQRLLDLINLAALETMSRAQIQDEIGEMVQEELAKQNHALNQIERRQLVDDVIDELLGLGPLEPLLKDPTITDILVNGHKRIFVERYGTLELSSAQFKDDRHLIRIIQKIVSAVGRRVDESSPLVDARLADGSRVNAVVPPLAIDGPLLSIRKFAKVPISMDRLVEIGSIPQAIAEVLQAIVRSRRNVLISGGTGSGKTTMLNAMSAYIGNSERIVTIEDSAELQLQQVHVARLETRPANTEGKGEIAQRDLVKNALRMRPDRIIVGEVRAGEAFDMLQAMNTGHDGSMTTVHANTARDAVSRVEQMIGMSGIDIPARSARAQIASAINIVLQLVRLADGRRRLISVSEIIGMEGDVITMQEIFRFRQTGRSSDGEVLGRFEASGIRPRFLEDAMSHGIMLSPDLFRPDVRFD, from the coding sequence ATGAATGTCGGCGATGCTGGCGCCTTTGCCAGCCGCGACGCTAACACCGAGCTCAAGGTCGCGCTTCACCAGCGCTTGCTCGACCTCATCAATCTCGCGGCACTCGAGACTATGTCGCGGGCGCAGATCCAGGACGAGATCGGCGAGATGGTCCAGGAGGAGCTCGCCAAACAGAACCATGCGCTGAACCAGATCGAGCGGCGCCAGCTGGTCGACGACGTCATCGACGAACTTCTCGGCCTCGGTCCGCTCGAGCCGCTTCTCAAGGATCCGACGATCACCGACATCCTGGTCAACGGCCACAAGCGGATCTTCGTCGAGCGCTATGGTACGCTAGAACTGAGTTCGGCGCAGTTTAAGGACGACCGGCACCTCATCCGGATCATCCAGAAGATCGTGTCGGCGGTCGGCCGGCGGGTCGATGAAAGCTCGCCGCTGGTCGACGCGCGGCTGGCCGACGGAAGCCGCGTCAATGCGGTGGTTCCGCCGCTGGCGATCGACGGCCCGCTGCTGTCGATCCGCAAGTTCGCCAAGGTGCCGATTTCGATGGACCGGCTGGTCGAGATCGGGTCGATTCCGCAGGCCATCGCCGAGGTGCTCCAGGCGATCGTGCGGTCGCGCCGCAACGTGCTGATCTCCGGCGGCACTGGCTCGGGCAAGACGACCATGCTGAACGCGATGTCGGCGTACATCGGCAACAGCGAGCGGATCGTCACGATCGAGGACAGCGCCGAACTGCAGCTCCAGCAGGTGCATGTCGCGCGGCTGGAAACCCGGCCGGCCAACACCGAAGGCAAGGGCGAGATCGCGCAGCGCGACCTGGTCAAGAATGCGCTGCGCATGCGGCCCGACCGGATCATCGTCGGCGAAGTGCGCGCCGGCGAGGCGTTCGACATGTTGCAGGCGATGAACACCGGGCACGACGGGTCGATGACCACGGTCCACGCCAACACCGCGCGCGACGCCGTGTCCCGTGTCGAGCAGATGATCGGCATGTCGGGGATCGACATTCCTGCCCGCTCAGCCCGCGCGCAGATCGCCTCGGCGATCAACATCGTGCTTCAGCTGGTGCGGCTTGCCGACGGCCGCCGCCGCCTGATCAGCGTGTCCGAGATCATCGGCATGGAAGGCGATGTGATCACCATGCAAGAGATCTTCCGCTTCCGGCAGACCGGGCGGTCGAGCGATGGCGAAGTGCTCGGCCGGTTCGAGGCCTCGGGCATCCGTCCCCGCTTCCTCGAGGACGCGATGAGCCACGGCATCATGCTGTCGCCCGACCTGTTCCGGCCGGACGTGAGGTTCGATTGA
- a CDS encoding TadE/TadG family type IV pilus assembly protein, with product MTGLRAIVRCERGAAGAEMALVLPLLLVLMVSAFELGNYFREWHTLSKGVRDGARFAARHDFADFDCGTATAADNVVTATEEVVRTGVASGTADLLPNWDSAEVVLSVECSSSVITGVDGDGEDINEELAGIYRGAEDGAPVVTLTVRLPYRGLFGQFGWNGSGLNIAASEQAAVMGV from the coding sequence ATGACCGGGCTTCGCGCCATCGTCCGCTGCGAGCGCGGTGCGGCCGGGGCCGAGATGGCGCTGGTATTGCCGCTGCTGCTGGTCCTGATGGTCAGCGCGTTCGAGCTCGGCAATTATTTCCGCGAGTGGCATACCCTTTCCAAGGGCGTGCGCGACGGTGCCCGCTTCGCCGCACGCCACGACTTCGCCGACTTCGATTGCGGAACCGCGACCGCTGCGGACAACGTGGTTACCGCCACCGAGGAAGTGGTGCGCACCGGCGTCGCGAGTGGGACCGCCGACCTCTTGCCAAACTGGGACAGTGCCGAAGTCGTGCTGTCGGTCGAGTGCTCGTCGAGCGTAATAACTGGCGTCGATGGAGACGGCGAGGACATCAACGAGGAACTGGCCGGGATCTACCGCGGTGCCGAGGATGGCGCGCCAGTGGTGACTCTGACCGTTCGCCTGCCCTATCGCGGACTGTTCGGTCAGTTCGGCTGGAACGGCTCCGGCCTCAATATCGCGGCAAGCGAGCAGGCAGCGGTGATGGGCGTATGA
- a CDS encoding type II secretion system F family protein: MVELLAQNQIARISLLVLLFAAVASGAYFAVNWLAIRRDLRRRLEPAGGHAPVDFAPGQSLRGDPSAGAWGKLIARIEQSGLSLADTKDRELRQRLAAAGFTSPIAPRLYTLIRLCLVLLLPVAVLVVNWLSADPPSMMVIYVEAMVAALVGLYVPTLVVQAKSDRRRQALVNGFPDALDLMLVCVEAGLGLEAAFNKVGQEMVQSHPLIAEQLSLLVLELRAGRSREDALRRLADRAEVDEIRAFATLLIQSTKLGSSIGQTLRIYAAEMREKRRMRAEEKAHRLPVLLSIPLVACMLPVMIGVLMLPAVIRVIRTILPAMQGAS, translated from the coding sequence ATGGTCGAGCTGCTTGCCCAGAACCAGATCGCGCGCATCAGCCTGCTGGTGCTGCTGTTTGCCGCCGTCGCCAGCGGGGCCTATTTTGCGGTCAACTGGCTGGCGATCCGGCGCGACCTTCGCCGGCGGCTCGAACCCGCCGGCGGCCATGCCCCGGTCGACTTCGCCCCGGGCCAGAGCCTGCGCGGCGATCCGAGTGCAGGGGCCTGGGGCAAGCTGATCGCCAGGATCGAGCAGTCCGGCCTCAGCCTTGCCGATACCAAAGACCGCGAGCTCCGCCAGCGCCTAGCGGCGGCGGGGTTCACCAGCCCGATCGCGCCGAGGCTGTATACCCTGATCCGGCTGTGCCTGGTGCTGTTGCTGCCGGTCGCGGTGCTGGTTGTGAACTGGCTTTCGGCCGACCCGCCGAGCATGATGGTGATCTACGTCGAGGCAATGGTGGCGGCCCTTGTCGGGCTCTACGTCCCGACCCTGGTGGTGCAGGCGAAGAGCGATCGTCGGCGCCAGGCGCTGGTCAATGGCTTTCCCGACGCGCTTGACCTGATGCTGGTCTGCGTCGAGGCGGGCCTGGGTCTCGAGGCGGCATTCAACAAGGTCGGGCAGGAGATGGTCCAGTCTCACCCGCTGATCGCCGAGCAATTGAGCCTCCTTGTCCTGGAATTGCGTGCCGGACGGAGCCGCGAGGATGCGCTTCGCCGGCTCGCCGACCGCGCGGAAGTAGACGAGATCCGCGCCTTCGCGACCCTGCTCATTCAGTCGACCAAGCTGGGTTCGTCGATCGGCCAGACATTGCGCATCTATGCCGCGGAAATGCGCGAGAAGCGGCGGATGCGGGCTGAGGAAAAGGCCCACAGGCTGCCGGTGCTGCTGTCGATCCCGCTGGTAGCCTGCATGCTGCCGGTGATGATCGGCGTGTTGATGCTGCCGGCCGTGATTCGGGTCATCCGCACCATTCTTCCAGCCATGCAGGGGGCAAGCTGA